Proteins from one Sarcophilus harrisii chromosome 2, mSarHar1.11, whole genome shotgun sequence genomic window:
- the TMEM72 gene encoding transmembrane protein 72 isoform X2 has protein sequence MLIITGLAYFLLSKRKKNKTSCTPESYTDPSASAVNTTGYGNTEQTYTFHTSFREGPTSLFGHMKSILKGNKKSPPARPPDTLMELVLEPSDLLPGKKQVHFEEKVVKIIPSITENLDDRDSDPEETTSDTVPIIPPPEAPLLMSSLVSTGLF, from the coding sequence ATGCTAATCATCACTGGCCTGGCATATTTTCTCCTGAGTAAacgtaagaaaaacaaaactagctGCACCCCAGAGAGCTATACAGATCCCTCTGCTAGTGCTGTGAACACTACAGGCTATGGGAATACTGAGCAGACTTATACCTTTCACACCTCCTTCAGGGAAGGGCCAACCTCCCTCTTTGGTCacatgaaaagtattttgaaggGGAACAAGAAGTCTCCTCCTGCCAGGCCCCCAGACACATTGATGGAGCTGGTTCTGGAGCCATCTGATTTGTTGCCTGGAAAGAAGCAGGTGCATTTCGAAGAGAAAGTGGTCAAAATCATCCCCTCTATCACGGAGAACCTGGATGACAGGGACAGTGACCCGGAGGAAACCACTTCTGACACTGTACCCATCATTCCCCCTCCAGAGGCTCCTCTCCTTATGTCTTCCCTTGTATCCACAGGCTTGTTTTGA